ACGGGGCTCCGCAGAGTCCACGGCAGGGTCCTTTTCCGCCGTCTCAGCGGGAGTTTCTTCTTCACTACTATCCTGAGCAGGCACGATGTGTTGCCGCTCTTCCTCCGCGTGCGGTTCCGACGCCGCAGGCGCTGGCGGAATGAGTGCCGCCCGCTCCCCATCCCGCGAGGCAGGTACCTGCCAGTTAAGCGCGTCAAAGGCGCCGGTCTCCGGTACAACCGGAACCCAGATATGAGACTGATAGCCGTCCCCAACCCAGCACGCATCAAGAGGGGCATGGATCGCGCGGGTGAGCCAAACCTGCGCTGCTGCAGCATGGTCTTCCGCCCCCTCCAACGCGCCCATCAATTCGCAGACTCTTTGAGTAGGGTCCCCAACCAGAAGTGGTTCCAGTGCGTCCCGCGCTGTTTCAAAATCCCGCGCGGCAAGAGCCGCACGTGCCAACACCATCTGACTTTCTCCCGCTTGCGGGTTCCGCGCCGCCAGCCCCTTAACCCGACGTAGCCGGTCAAAGGGTTTCTCGTCCGCCACCAATGTCAGATAAACGTCCGCCAGATCCGGGTGCGGATGCGTCGCCCAGGCCCGTTCGATCAGACGTCCGGCTTTGCGCACCTGGCCGACCTCCCCCATCAGACGCGCGGCAAGCGCAACCGGTGGTGCAAAGGTCGGCTCCATCTCTACCGCCTCGCTTGCAAGCTGAAGTGCTTTGTCGCTCATCTTGTGATCTGCAAGGTTCATCGCATCCGCAGCTAACAAGACAGCACGACGGCGCCTTGCCACATCCCGCGTCAAAAGCTTGACCTGCAACATTTTGTCAAGCGTCGCGGCGGCAAGCTCAAAGTCGCCTGCGGCGGCCTGAGCAGTAAACGCCGCCTCTGCCGCCCAAGGCGTCTGAGGACGAAGTGCGAAGGCTTTTTCTGCGTAAGCGCGTTCCGCCACCTTGTTGCCAACGCGACCCGCCTGAACGTAAAGACCGCGCAGCCCCAAAAATTCTGTTTCTGAGTGCCCCCGCATT
The DNA window shown above is from Parvibaculaceae bacterium PLY_AMNH_Bact1 and carries:
- a CDS encoding heme biosynthesis protein HemY (Derived by automated computational analysis using gene prediction method: Protein Homology.): MWRVLVPFSIIAVLCAAAVWLADHPGVVTVTWQGYEIRTSFVMGLLVISLSTILGVLGYRLFATFMKSPAGFTSFLATRKRKKGYDALSKGMVAIAAGDSQEADHYAGQAHKLLDEPAMTLLLAAQAAQMKGDSAGATRFFEEMRGHSETEFLGLRGLYVQAGRVGNKVAERAYAEKAFALRPQTPWAAEAAFTAQAAAGDFELAAATLDKMLQVKLLTRDVARRRRAVLLAADAMNLADHKMSDKALQLASEAVEMEPTFAPPVALAARLMGEVGQVRKAGRLIERAWATHPHPDLADVYLTLVADEKPFDRLRRVKGLAARNPQAGESQMVLARAALAARDFETARDALEPLLVGDPTQRVCELMGALEGAEDHAAAAQVWLTRAIHAPLDACWVGDGYQSHIWVPVVPETGAFDALNWQVPASRDGERAALIPPAPAASEPHAEEERQHIVPAQDSSEEETPAETAEKDPAVDSAEPRDTLPEHIVPEHLVVAPDDPGPDGSGLEENGAKGEAAKW